A section of the Gloeobacter violaceus PCC 7421 genome encodes:
- a CDS encoding glycine betaine ABC transporter substrate-binding protein: MQYLWLVVFVLCTAWAAGAEERLVVGSKRFTESYILGELVRQTAERAGEAQVTHRQGLGNTGILFAALTSGEIDLYPEYTGTIDKEVLKNRTPADLMTLQKQLAPLGLGVGVPLGFNDTYALAMGADQAEKLGIRTLSDLKRHPELRYGLSQEFLNRADGWPGVRRVYGLAAQPRALEHGLAYEAIAAGQIDLIDIYSTDAKIDRYRLRVLTDDKRFFPAYDAVLLYRLDLPKRLPKTWAAIGQLEGKLDEKQMVQLNADAELRGLTFAEIAGRFLRGETDQATTRSGFIDQLFGADFGRLTFEHLLLVFASLLVGVAVGVPLGIWAAAKPALSQVILSGVGIIQTIPSLALLAFLIPVLQQIGTVPALVALFLYSLLPIVRNTYTGLMDIPPGLRESGLALGLPAGARLRLIELPLASRTILAGIKTAAVINVGTATIAAFIGAGGFGERIATGLALNDNATLLAGAIPAAGLALLVQFAFDLLERWVVPSGLRS, encoded by the coding sequence ATGCAATATCTGTGGTTGGTGGTCTTTGTGCTGTGTACAGCCTGGGCGGCTGGGGCTGAGGAACGGCTGGTAGTAGGCTCCAAGCGGTTTACCGAGTCCTACATTTTGGGAGAACTGGTGCGCCAGACGGCCGAGCGGGCGGGCGAAGCGCAGGTCACCCATCGCCAGGGGCTGGGCAACACGGGCATCTTGTTCGCGGCCCTGACCAGCGGTGAAATCGATCTTTACCCGGAGTACACCGGCACCATCGACAAAGAAGTGCTCAAAAACCGCACCCCGGCGGATCTGATGACCTTGCAAAAGCAACTGGCTCCTTTAGGGCTGGGAGTGGGGGTGCCCCTCGGCTTCAACGACACCTACGCGCTCGCCATGGGCGCAGATCAGGCCGAAAAACTGGGTATCCGCACCCTCTCGGATTTGAAGCGGCACCCCGAACTGCGCTACGGGCTGTCGCAGGAATTTCTCAACCGCGCCGACGGCTGGCCCGGGGTGCGGCGCGTCTACGGGCTTGCCGCCCAACCGCGCGCCCTGGAGCACGGGCTTGCCTACGAAGCGATTGCGGCCGGACAAATTGACCTGATTGACATCTACTCGACCGACGCCAAGATCGACCGCTACCGGTTGCGGGTGCTCACCGACGATAAGCGGTTTTTCCCGGCCTACGACGCGGTGCTGCTCTACCGGCTGGACTTGCCGAAACGATTGCCCAAGACCTGGGCGGCGATTGGTCAATTGGAAGGCAAGCTCGATGAGAAGCAGATGGTGCAACTGAACGCCGATGCGGAGTTGCGCGGGCTTACTTTTGCCGAGATTGCCGGGCGGTTTTTGCGCGGCGAGACCGACCAGGCCACCACCCGAAGCGGATTTATCGATCAGTTATTTGGCGCAGACTTCGGGCGGCTCACCTTCGAACACTTGCTACTCGTTTTCGCTTCGCTGCTTGTCGGTGTAGCCGTCGGGGTGCCCCTGGGAATTTGGGCGGCAGCGAAACCGGCGCTTTCCCAGGTGATTCTCTCGGGCGTAGGCATCATCCAGACGATTCCCTCGCTGGCGCTTCTGGCCTTTCTCATCCCCGTCCTGCAGCAGATCGGCACCGTCCCGGCTTTGGTGGCGTTGTTTCTCTATTCGCTGTTGCCCATCGTGCGCAACACGTATACCGGTTTGATGGATATCCCCCCCGGCCTGCGCGAATCGGGGCTTGCCCTTGGTCTGCCGGCAGGAGCCAGGTTGCGGCTGATCGAATTGCCCCTCGCTTCGCGCACGATCCTGGCCGGGATCAAAACCGCCGCCGTCATCAACGTCGGCACTGCCACGATCGCCGCCTTTATCGGCGCGGGCGGCTTCGGCGAGCGCATCGCCACAGGGCTTGCCCTCAACGACAACGCCACCCTGCTCGCAGGCGCCATCCCGGCGGCGGGACTGGCACTACTCGTACAGTTCGCCTTCGATCTGCTCGAACGCTGGGTCGTACCCAGCGGCTTGCGTTCTTGA
- a CDS encoding YlcI/YnfO family protein codes for MERKSVTIHFPAELLRKAKALKGAGESFNELVVEAVDREVRRRRGWAAHRRIVARREQMRAAKAIEVDSTALIRSLREDEGRRD; via the coding sequence ATGGAGCGCAAGTCGGTCACTATCCATTTTCCTGCCGAATTGCTCCGCAAGGCAAAGGCGCTCAAGGGCGCGGGAGAATCCTTCAATGAACTGGTCGTGGAAGCTGTCGACCGGGAAGTGCGCCGACGCCGAGGGTGGGCGGCTCATCGGCGTATCGTTGCCAGGCGCGAACAAATGCGTGCCGCGAAAGCGATCGAAGTCGATTCCACAGCCCTCATCCGCAGCTTGAGGGAGGACGAAGGACGGCGTGACTAA
- a CDS encoding FG-GAP-like repeat-containing protein: METTLQRLFFAGSAVGSCATRTGLIGLGLAVSLSLGTLPVRAQVDFAPAQNFYAGGNPNSVAVGDFDGDGDLDLALANGSYGDSGPVSVLLNDGQGVFSAPSTFGAGDLPVSVVAGDLDGDTDLDLAVANGGFDSEAVSVLKNNGDGTFGPPQAFQISGLGFPYAVTTGDLDGDGDLDLVAVSTYDLGAVSVLLNRGNGSFVETGFDYGGYGLNAVTVGDLDGDGDLDVAITSSGFGDNGYVVVFLNNGKGELSFISSINVGGNPLSIQAADFNGDGDTDLVSADASFSALSVLLGNGNGTFASPQSISIKIRPYSVTVGDFDGDGDLDLATANYGSDNISVLLNGGGGDFAPALDFAADKGTRSINVGDFDGDGNLDLVAANFQAANVSVLLNTTGLDAALSIDTFTPRRGPAGTEVTISGSGFAEATAVLFKGNTTRAVPADFTVVSDTEIMAIVPTGAVSGRILVKNPTGTATSRGRFEVTP; the protein is encoded by the coding sequence ATGGAAACCACATTGCAGCGGTTGTTTTTTGCTGGAAGTGCTGTGGGTAGTTGTGCGACCCGAACGGGGCTCATCGGTCTGGGTCTGGCAGTATCGCTTAGCCTTGGAACGCTACCTGTCCGGGCACAGGTGGACTTTGCACCTGCTCAAAATTTTTATGCGGGCGGCAACCCCAACTCTGTAGCTGTTGGTGACTTCGATGGAGATGGTGATCTTGACCTGGCCCTGGCCAACGGCAGCTACGGCGACTCCGGGCCGGTATCGGTGCTGTTGAACGATGGCCAAGGTGTATTTTCGGCTCCATCCACCTTTGGAGCCGGCGATCTGCCGGTGTCGGTGGTGGCAGGAGATCTCGATGGCGACACTGATCTGGATCTGGCTGTAGCAAACGGCGGGTTTGACAGCGAAGCGGTATCGGTACTCAAGAATAACGGCGACGGCACGTTCGGACCCCCGCAAGCTTTCCAAATCAGCGGCTTGGGTTTTCCCTATGCGGTAACCACCGGCGATCTTGACGGGGACGGCGATCTCGATCTTGTCGCTGTCAGTACTTATGATCTGGGCGCTGTCTCGGTGCTTTTGAACCGTGGCAATGGAAGTTTTGTCGAGACAGGTTTTGATTATGGCGGCTATGGACTGAATGCTGTCACCGTCGGCGATCTGGACGGCGACGGCGATCTCGATGTCGCGATTACTTCAAGCGGATTTGGCGACAATGGCTATGTTGTTGTCTTTCTCAACAACGGCAAAGGCGAGCTTTCGTTCATTTCGTCCATCAATGTCGGTGGTAATCCTCTCTCTATCCAGGCTGCCGACTTCAATGGCGATGGCGACACCGATCTTGTCAGCGCTGATGCCTCTTTTAGTGCCCTATCCGTGCTGTTGGGTAATGGCAACGGCACTTTTGCCTCACCCCAGAGCATTTCGATCAAAATCAGACCTTACTCTGTCACGGTGGGAGATTTTGACGGCGATGGCGATCTGGATCTGGCTACAGCCAACTATGGTTCAGACAATATTTCGGTGTTGCTGAATGGTGGTGGCGGCGACTTTGCCCCGGCACTCGACTTTGCCGCCGACAAAGGTACCCGGAGTATCAACGTTGGGGATTTCGATGGCGACGGCAATCTGGATCTGGTCGCAGCCAACTTCCAGGCTGCAAATGTGTCAGTGCTGCTGAACACGACCGGTTTGGACGCAGCGCTGAGTATCGACACTTTTACCCCGCGCCGTGGTCCGGCGGGCACAGAGGTGACTATCTCTGGAAGCGGTTTTGCAGAGGCCACGGCCGTTTTGTTCAAGGGCAACACCACCCGCGCCGTGCCCGCAGACTTTACTGTCGTCTCCGACACCGAGATCATGGCGATCGTGCCGACCGGCGCTGTGTCAGGACGTATCCTCGTCAAAAACCCGACCGGTACAGCGACCAGTCGGGGCAGGTTTGAGGTCACGCCCTGA
- a CDS encoding esterase-like activity of phytase family protein, with translation MRKWTLGLALGMLLGGGIALAAASGVLPVAASPTVGGFKPLARYNVSGSIAEIISASPDGKLLAYTDAGEQLVGFIDLQNPALPVEAGNVDVSSFGEPTSVTITPNGRYALAVIKDDEEDIAAQKPGVLLFIDLVSFTVVGQVNLLGIGPDSIALTPDGAKAVIAIEDEEDTDNLPGSRPGSVNVVKLDYDSPANSVITNVPIDLASVPGANFVSDPQPEFVAISANGKTAAVSVQENNVLSLIDIESATVVRSFSLGTSTHRAADLIDDNDIKFVQPFAGRREPDAVAFTPDGRALVIANEGDTEGSDSGGRGFSVIDLEGSVLYDSGSSLESRAVLFGHYPDSRSENRGLEVEGGTLATFGGTPFAFLASERGSFLAVYDLTNPRAPRFVQLLPTGISPEGVLAIPSRGLVLTANEEDGTVDIFEAIPGRYVPPVSQPTVRSGELSLPWSALSGLDNGPDNVLYAVPDKAFQPSRIFTVRLQGSRAVVEAALPLTKDGAPANYDLEGIAVAPEGGFWLASEGEEANDPPNLLIRTDASGAVKEEITLPGEIAARVGDNGFEGVAVSPSGRKVYTVIQRELAGDVGFVLVGAYDRDTASWAFYNYPLDTPPEDGWVGLSEITALGDESFAVIERDNQAAGNATVKRIYSFSLKGLAPGATVSKQLRVDLLTQFGFDLEKIEGTALKRGNLWVVNDNDGAGETRLLNIGKLP, from the coding sequence ATGCGCAAATGGACTCTTGGATTGGCCCTGGGGATGCTCCTCGGGGGTGGAATCGCCCTGGCTGCGGCCAGCGGTGTGCTGCCTGTGGCCGCGTCGCCGACGGTGGGAGGCTTTAAACCCTTGGCGCGCTACAACGTCAGCGGTTCGATCGCCGAGATTATCTCCGCCAGCCCGGACGGCAAGTTGTTGGCTTACACCGACGCCGGGGAGCAACTGGTGGGCTTCATCGACCTCCAGAATCCGGCGCTACCGGTGGAGGCGGGCAATGTCGACGTGTCAAGCTTCGGCGAGCCGACTTCGGTAACAATCACCCCGAACGGCCGGTACGCCCTGGCGGTGATCAAAGATGACGAAGAAGACATCGCCGCCCAAAAGCCGGGGGTGCTGCTGTTTATCGATCTGGTGAGCTTCACGGTCGTAGGGCAGGTCAATTTGCTGGGCATCGGCCCGGACAGCATCGCGCTCACCCCCGACGGCGCCAAGGCTGTGATCGCCATCGAGGACGAGGAGGACACCGACAACTTGCCCGGTAGCCGCCCCGGCTCGGTCAATGTCGTCAAGCTCGACTACGACTCCCCCGCCAACTCCGTGATCACCAACGTACCCATCGACCTCGCGTCGGTCCCGGGGGCCAATTTCGTAAGCGATCCGCAGCCGGAATTCGTGGCCATCTCTGCGAACGGCAAGACGGCGGCAGTGAGCGTGCAGGAGAACAACGTCCTATCGCTCATCGATATCGAGAGCGCCACGGTCGTACGTAGTTTCTCGCTGGGTACTTCGACCCACCGGGCGGCGGATCTGATCGACGATAACGACATCAAGTTCGTGCAGCCATTTGCGGGACGGCGCGAACCGGATGCGGTCGCCTTCACCCCGGACGGCAGGGCGCTGGTGATCGCCAACGAAGGGGACACCGAGGGCAGCGATTCGGGCGGGCGAGGTTTCAGCGTCATCGACCTCGAAGGCAGCGTGCTCTACGACAGCGGTTCGAGCCTAGAGTCGCGGGCTGTGCTGTTCGGCCACTACCCCGACTCGCGCTCTGAGAACCGGGGTCTTGAAGTCGAAGGCGGAACACTCGCCACCTTCGGCGGCACGCCCTTCGCGTTTCTTGCTTCTGAGCGGGGCAGCTTCCTCGCGGTCTACGACCTCACCAACCCCCGAGCTCCCCGCTTCGTGCAACTGTTGCCCACGGGCATCTCTCCGGAGGGGGTGCTTGCCATCCCGAGCCGCGGACTGGTGCTCACCGCCAACGAAGAGGACGGTACCGTCGACATCTTCGAGGCCATTCCCGGCCGCTACGTGCCGCCTGTGAGCCAGCCCACGGTCAGAAGCGGCGAGCTGTCGCTGCCCTGGAGTGCGCTGAGCGGCCTGGACAATGGCCCCGACAACGTGCTGTACGCCGTGCCGGATAAAGCCTTCCAGCCCTCGCGCATCTTCACAGTCCGCCTGCAAGGATCGCGCGCGGTGGTGGAAGCAGCCCTCCCGCTCACCAAAGACGGCGCCCCGGCAAACTACGATCTCGAAGGCATCGCCGTCGCCCCCGAAGGTGGCTTCTGGCTTGCAAGCGAGGGTGAGGAAGCCAACGACCCGCCCAACCTGCTCATCCGCACCGACGCGAGCGGTGCGGTGAAAGAAGAAATCACGCTGCCTGGCGAGATTGCCGCGCGGGTGGGCGACAACGGCTTCGAGGGCGTTGCCGTCAGTCCCTCCGGCCGCAAGGTCTACACGGTCATCCAGCGCGAGCTGGCAGGCGATGTCGGCTTTGTGCTGGTGGGTGCCTACGACCGCGATACGGCCAGTTGGGCGTTCTACAACTACCCGCTCGACACTCCGCCGGAGGACGGCTGGGTGGGCCTCAGCGAAATCACCGCCCTGGGGGACGAAAGTTTCGCCGTCATCGAGCGCGACAACCAGGCGGCGGGCAACGCCACCGTCAAGCGCATCTACTCGTTCAGCCTCAAGGGCCTCGCCCCCGGCGCGACGGTAAGCAAGCAGTTGCGCGTCGATTTACTGACCCAGTTCGGCTTCGACCTGGAGAAGATCGAAGGCACTGCCCTCAAGCGCGGCAATCTCTGGGTGGTCAACGACAACGACGGCGCCGGGGAAACCCGATTGCTCAACATCGGCAAACTGCCCTGA
- a CDS encoding FG-GAP-like repeat-containing protein gives MNFAACLLSGFRKPAAVEMGLLPPWLIGLGLAASVALPALPVQAQVAFSDAQSFSVGISPYAVACGDLDGDSDLDLFTANRDSNNVSVLLNNGDGTFAERRDFAVGYTPLSVASGDFDGDGDLDLVSANVATNEVSMLLGDGSGNFATAVKFRTDSGPSSVEVGDLDGDGDLDLATANVYSNNISVLLNNGNATFAAFRSFAAAQRTKAVAAADLDGDGDLDLAAANQDANTVSVLLGNGDGTFAGASDFAVGSAPVSLIEGDFDDDGDLDLVAANDLSDDVSVLINRGDGSFDAPSNAFIRNGSYAVTVGDIDRDGDLDLAAANNVYVSTLLNNGDGTFASALNFPAGETAPFGVSVGDLDGDGDLDLAAAVFNASTVSVLLNTTATGIPVAIEVFSPRFGPVGTQVTLTGSGLAAATAVTFKDGVATSFTVVSDNEVRVTVPVGALSGRVKVTTTAGSAASHNRFLVTP, from the coding sequence ATGAATTTTGCTGCGTGCCTATTGAGCGGGTTCCGCAAACCCGCGGCCGTCGAGATGGGTCTACTACCGCCTTGGCTGATCGGGCTCGGTTTGGCGGCGAGTGTGGCGTTGCCGGCACTGCCGGTGCAAGCCCAAGTTGCCTTTTCCGACGCTCAGAGCTTCTCGGTGGGCATCAGTCCCTACGCAGTGGCTTGCGGCGACCTCGACGGCGACAGCGATCTTGATTTGTTTACCGCTAATCGCGATTCCAACAACGTCTCGGTGTTGTTGAACAATGGCGACGGCACCTTTGCCGAACGCCGCGACTTCGCCGTCGGTTACACGCCGCTTTCGGTAGCCTCAGGCGATTTTGACGGCGACGGTGATCTGGATCTAGTCAGCGCCAATGTCGCGACGAACGAAGTCTCGATGCTGTTAGGCGATGGTAGCGGCAATTTCGCCACCGCCGTCAAATTCAGGACCGACAGCGGTCCCAGTTCTGTTGAGGTGGGCGATCTTGACGGGGATGGCGACTTGGATCTGGCCACGGCCAACGTTTACTCCAACAACATCTCGGTGCTGCTCAACAACGGCAATGCCACCTTCGCAGCCTTCCGCAGCTTCGCGGCGGCTCAGAGAACCAAAGCCGTCGCCGCAGCCGATCTCGATGGGGACGGCGATCTCGATTTGGCGGCGGCCAATCAGGATGCCAATACGGTCTCGGTACTGCTGGGCAACGGCGACGGCACCTTCGCGGGGGCGAGCGATTTTGCGGTCGGCTCCGCACCGGTATCCTTGATCGAGGGCGATTTTGACGACGACGGCGATCTCGACCTGGTCGCCGCCAACGATCTGTCCGATGACGTCTCGGTACTCATCAACAGAGGCGATGGCAGCTTCGATGCTCCGAGCAACGCGTTCATCCGCAACGGCTCCTACGCCGTCACCGTGGGCGACATCGACAGAGACGGCGATCTGGATCTGGCTGCGGCTAACAACGTCTACGTCTCGACGCTGCTGAACAATGGCGACGGCACCTTCGCCTCTGCCCTCAACTTCCCGGCCGGCGAGACGGCGCCCTTCGGCGTCAGCGTCGGCGATCTCGACGGCGACGGCGACCTCGATTTGGCCGCGGCGGTATTCAATGCCAGCACTGTCTCGGTGCTGCTCAATACCACCGCCACCGGTATACCCGTCGCCATCGAGGTTTTCTCCCCCAGGTTCGGTCCGGTCGGTACGCAGGTGACCCTCACCGGCTCGGGGCTGGCCGCGGCGACGGCGGTCACCTTCAAAGACGGGGTTGCCACCAGCTTCACGGTCGTTTCCGATAACGAAGTGCGAGTGACTGTGCCGGTGGGGGCGCTCAGCGGCCGGGTGAAGGTGACCACCACAGCCGGGAGTGCCGCCAGCCACAACCGCTTTTTGGTCACGCCATGA
- a CDS encoding TonB-dependent receptor plug domain-containing protein, with the protein MRFQVWVLGLGLVLGNPPVHAEHVPTKNELQRQEAGIRTLAQALEPPAVSVSQAPPDETAIESIGPAGSYSLDEVTVTGTLRPARTNETSTTVYTVDRKEIEDKGANSVGEAIRGVPGVQSNVFGAGADVHNNFFIRGLPNLGIGILVDGRLITNLNQEHFDLSDLPVYNTERIEVLTGSGTTLYGTNAAGGVINVITRKPTGPLEADLKVEFGGYGYSNYSASYGGKVDKFGFRAGYRQFDTNDDYYYQVQRPTTGLFTGNRPNAYQHAKFYDLNLSYDFDDRNRLRLDGYLRGSTRGIAPFSIFDPARPFLDSATGEPQFEITRLVTQANGLALTYDSDLGQARDSKLQVLAAVDRNLVEEFSGVDLGDPGTYTDISVLNFQVRHNWQFNPTNNITYGFEYQRQFGRSGENSGEITSFDTGQDLPALFALYTWKPLEPLVITAGVRATFVGNIVARGLVRDIPSSVDPSVGFRYQLLPGLALRGNYQRIYRAPNFNDLFGRTTHIGNPFLEPESGNAFDIGLDWQTGGTSLLRLTYFTADVNNLTDYLLVRNACDLNGNAPDCNDDPRSNAERFRVNYPRVNSSGLEAAFNWKIASEWSTFATTTLVDSRLVAAPDPATVNNQLVQLGSINNSEDGTFRVDVAERNALVQTQYPLVPFLTSRLGVTYEPPGGLRASLFANISGGRSVDVNHVGPFDTLHPARLTPGSLLPGYTTVDMSVRVPLTPSVALNGYVFNLFNSYYERSYGNPGPGINFRVGLSSTF; encoded by the coding sequence ATGCGCTTTCAGGTCTGGGTGTTAGGTTTGGGTCTTGTTCTAGGCAACCCGCCTGTCCACGCCGAGCACGTTCCCACCAAAAACGAGTTGCAGCGGCAGGAAGCAGGCATCCGAACACTGGCCCAAGCCCTGGAGCCACCGGCAGTCAGCGTCTCCCAGGCTCCCCCGGACGAAACGGCGATCGAATCGATCGGGCCGGCGGGCAGCTATAGCCTCGACGAGGTCACCGTCACCGGCACCCTCCGGCCGGCGCGCACCAACGAGACTTCCACCACGGTCTACACCGTCGATCGCAAAGAAATCGAGGACAAAGGCGCCAACAGCGTCGGCGAAGCGATCCGCGGCGTGCCCGGCGTGCAGTCGAACGTCTTCGGAGCGGGTGCCGATGTACACAACAACTTTTTTATCCGCGGCCTGCCGAATCTCGGTATCGGCATCCTGGTGGACGGGCGGCTGATTACCAACCTCAACCAGGAACACTTTGATCTGAGCGATCTGCCGGTCTACAACACCGAGCGCATCGAGGTGCTCACCGGCAGCGGCACGACGCTCTACGGCACCAACGCGGCGGGCGGGGTGATCAACGTCATCACCCGCAAGCCGACCGGCCCGCTCGAAGCGGACCTCAAAGTCGAGTTCGGCGGCTACGGCTACAGCAACTACAGCGCAAGCTACGGCGGCAAAGTCGACAAATTCGGTTTTCGCGCTGGCTACCGCCAATTCGACACCAACGACGATTATTACTACCAGGTCCAGCGGCCGACAACGGGGCTTTTTACCGGCAACCGCCCCAACGCCTACCAGCACGCCAAATTTTACGACCTCAATTTGAGCTACGACTTTGACGATCGCAACCGCCTGCGCCTCGACGGCTACTTGCGGGGCAGCACGCGGGGAATAGCTCCTTTTTCGATTTTCGATCCGGCCAGGCCCTTTCTCGATTCGGCCACGGGCGAGCCGCAGTTCGAGATTACCCGCCTGGTCACCCAGGCGAACGGCCTCGCCCTCACCTACGACAGCGACCTGGGCCAGGCGCGCGACTCGAAGCTGCAGGTACTCGCAGCCGTCGATCGCAATCTGGTGGAAGAATTTTCGGGCGTCGACCTGGGCGATCCGGGTACCTACACCGACATCTCCGTCTTGAACTTTCAGGTCCGCCACAACTGGCAGTTCAATCCGACCAACAACATCACCTACGGCTTCGAGTACCAGCGCCAATTTGGCCGCTCGGGCGAAAACAGCGGTGAGATCACCAGCTTCGATACCGGCCAGGATCTGCCGGCCCTCTTTGCCCTGTACACCTGGAAACCGCTCGAACCGCTGGTGATCACCGCCGGTGTGCGCGCCACTTTTGTGGGCAATATCGTGGCGCGCGGCCTGGTGCGCGATATTCCCAGTTCCGTCGACCCGTCGGTGGGTTTTCGCTACCAGCTGTTGCCGGGACTAGCTCTGCGCGGCAACTACCAGCGCATCTACCGCGCCCCCAACTTTAACGATCTCTTTGGCCGCACCACCCACATCGGCAACCCGTTTTTGGAGCCCGAATCGGGCAACGCCTTCGACATCGGCCTTGACTGGCAGACCGGGGGCACCAGCTTACTGCGGCTCACTTACTTCACCGCCGATGTCAATAACCTCACCGACTACCTGCTGGTGCGCAACGCCTGCGATCTGAACGGCAATGCCCCCGACTGCAACGACGACCCGCGCAGCAATGCCGAGCGCTTTCGGGTCAATTACCCGCGCGTCAATTCCTCCGGCCTGGAGGCCGCCTTCAACTGGAAGATCGCCTCCGAGTGGAGTACTTTTGCCACCACAACCCTGGTCGATTCGCGTCTGGTGGCCGCCCCCGATCCGGCCACCGTCAACAACCAGCTGGTGCAGCTCGGCAGCATCAACAACTCCGAGGACGGCACCTTTCGTGTCGATGTGGCCGAGCGCAACGCCCTGGTGCAGACCCAGTACCCGCTGGTGCCTTTTTTGACCTCCCGATTGGGGGTCACCTACGAGCCGCCCGGCGGGTTGCGGGCCAGCCTCTTTGCCAACATTTCGGGGGGCCGATCGGTGGATGTCAACCACGTCGGCCCCTTCGACACGCTGCACCCGGCCCGCCTCACCCCCGGTTCGCTGCTGCCCGGCTACACCACCGTCGATATGTCCGTACGGGTTCCCCTCACCCCGTCCGTGGCCCTGAACGGATACGTGTTCAACCTGTTCAACAGCTACTACGAGCGCTCCTACGGCAACCCCGGGCCGGGGATTAACTTTCGGGTGGGGCTTTCGAGCACGTTTTAA
- a CDS encoding CHAD domain-containing protein — protein sequence MAKIHASARWSEAALQILADETRRILKHEAGTRAGEDPEQLHQMRVGIRRLRSALRLFEPALKLPKPARRRSLSPLAAVLGSVRDLDVQMEMLRERYLGALPEGEQQALERLLAHLESLRTQARSAMLRYLDGLDYEQFKSAYTEFLESPKFRRGADESLYHLLPAFLREALSTLWAHPGWEEPDVETMHDLRIAVKRVRYNLEFFLGCYGKAVRSLHGELKRIQEELGIIHDCDVLLGQLHTEPLGPATPWQQPFSRLTALVRNERRNAVRRFRRLKTRLLSEDMRNSLAVWVSWPGTADDRELFEGNQLPVGALELERRYRLAVGRRTHLEAQLGDSGFRAEPAAQQTDHYLEVLGPHQYLRLRRAEAASRVHFYVTRKDYGPGASRRVEEETVSPLIYRAFLARFHQLPVPVVAVVRTAWNGFWEQVPLSVAFESIEGIGPESGDYATVAALVPDEVLLEAAGACLERFCTSFGLEEIQRQHQSEVSLLLGWVANQQLAPAPTGR from the coding sequence ATGGCCAAAATTCACGCAAGCGCCCGCTGGAGCGAAGCCGCCCTGCAGATCCTCGCGGACGAGACGCGCCGGATTCTCAAACACGAGGCGGGCACGCGCGCGGGGGAAGACCCGGAGCAACTGCACCAGATGCGCGTCGGCATCCGGCGGTTGCGATCGGCATTGCGTCTTTTCGAACCGGCCTTGAAGCTCCCCAAGCCCGCCCGGCGCCGTTCGCTTTCGCCGCTGGCGGCGGTGCTGGGCAGCGTGCGTGACCTCGATGTGCAGATGGAGATGCTGCGCGAGCGCTATCTGGGGGCGCTGCCGGAGGGGGAGCAGCAGGCCCTGGAGCGGTTGCTGGCGCACCTGGAAAGCCTGCGCACCCAGGCGCGAAGCGCCATGCTGCGCTACCTCGACGGGCTGGATTACGAACAATTCAAATCGGCCTACACCGAATTTTTGGAATCTCCCAAATTCAGGCGGGGAGCTGACGAGAGCTTGTACCACCTGCTGCCTGCTTTTTTGCGCGAGGCACTGAGTACTCTCTGGGCGCACCCGGGCTGGGAGGAGCCGGATGTCGAGACCATGCACGACCTGCGTATCGCCGTCAAACGGGTACGCTACAACCTCGAATTTTTCCTGGGCTGCTACGGCAAGGCGGTGCGCTCGCTGCACGGCGAACTGAAGCGCATTCAGGAGGAACTGGGGATCATCCACGACTGCGACGTGCTTCTGGGCCAACTGCACACTGAGCCACTGGGTCCTGCCACCCCCTGGCAGCAGCCTTTTTCCCGTTTGACGGCGCTGGTGAGAAACGAACGGCGCAACGCTGTACGCCGCTTCCGGCGGCTGAAGACGCGACTGCTGTCTGAGGACATGCGCAACAGCCTGGCGGTGTGGGTGAGCTGGCCGGGCACCGCCGACGATCGCGAGCTGTTCGAGGGCAACCAGTTGCCCGTAGGAGCGCTGGAATTGGAGCGGCGCTACCGCCTCGCGGTCGGCCGGCGCACCCATCTGGAGGCGCAACTGGGCGATAGCGGCTTTCGTGCTGAACCCGCCGCCCAGCAGACCGACCACTATCTGGAGGTGCTGGGGCCGCACCAGTACCTGCGCCTGCGGCGGGCCGAGGCGGCTTCGCGGGTGCACTTTTATGTCACCCGCAAAGACTACGGTCCCGGCGCCAGCCGCCGCGTGGAAGAGGAAACCGTCAGTCCCCTGATCTACCGGGCATTTCTGGCGCGCTTTCACCAGCTGCCCGTGCCGGTGGTCGCTGTCGTTCGGACTGCCTGGAATGGCTTCTGGGAGCAGGTACCTTTGAGTGTCGCGTTTGAGAGCATCGAAGGCATCGGTCCGGAATCGGGCGATTACGCGACGGTGGCGGCCCTGGTGCCGGACGAGGTACTGCTCGAAGCCGCCGGGGCCTGCCTGGAGCGCTTTTGTACGAGTTTTGGTCTGGAGGAGATCCAGCGCCAACACCAGAGCGAAGTGAGTTTGTTGCTGGGGTGGGTGGCCAACCAGCAGCTCGCCCCCGCCCCGACCGGCCGCTGA